One Glycine max cultivar Williams 82 chromosome 6, Glycine_max_v4.0, whole genome shotgun sequence DNA segment encodes these proteins:
- the LOC100788688 gene encoding rRNA 2'-O-methyltransferase fibrillarin 2 has protein sequence MAPPRGGGGFRGGRGDRGRGRGGGGGRGGDRGTPFKARGGGRGGRGGGRGGGRGGGRGGMKGGSKVVVQPHRHDGIFIAKGKEDALVTKNLVPGEAVYNEKRITVQNEDSSKDEYRVWNPFRSKLAAAILGGVDNIWIKPGARVLYLGAASGTTVSHVSDVVGPTGVVYAVEFSHRSGRDLVNMAKKRTNVIPIIEDARHPAKYRMLVGMVDVIFSDVAQPDQARILGLNASYYLKTGGHFVISIKANCIDSTVPAEAVFESEVNKLKADQFKPFEQVTLEPFERDHACVVGGYRMPKKKKDAAE, from the exons ATGGCTCCTCCCAGAG GTGGTGGTGGGTTCAGGGGTGGTAGGGGTGACAGAGGTAGAGGAAGGGGTGGCGgtggaggaagaggaggagacAGGGGTACGCCGTTCAAAGCTAGAGGCGGTGGCCGTGGTGGCCGCGGAGGAGGCAGGGGTGGTGGCCGTGGCGGCGGCAGAGGTGGAATGAAGGGAGGTAGCAAGGTTGTGGTTCAGCCCCATAGGCATGATGGCATTTTCATTGCCAAGGGTAAAGAAGATGCTCTTGTTACTAAGAATCTTGTTCCTGGTGAAGCTGTTTACAACGAGAAAAGGATTACCGTTCAG aACGAAGACAGTTCCAAAGATGAGTACAGAGTTTGGAATCCTTTCCGTTCGAAGTTGGCCGCTGCCATCCTTGGTGGTGTTGACAACATATGGATT AAACCTGGTGCCAGAGTCCTTTACCTAGGAGCTGCTTCCGGCACCACTGTTTCTCACGTATCAGATGTTGTTGGCCCA ACTGGAGTTGTCTATGCAGTAGAGTTTTCCCATAGAAGTGGTCGTGACTTGGTCAATATGGCAAAGAAGCGAACTAATGTTATACCCATTATTGAAGATGCTAGACATCCAGCTAAGTACAGGATGTTAGTTGGAATGGTTGATGTCATATTTTCTGACGTTGCTCAGCCTGATCAG GCTAGGATTTTGGGGCTGAATGCTTCATATTATCTAAAAACAGGGGGTCATTTTGTTATTTCAATCAAG GCTAACTGCATAGACTCCACAGTCCCTGCTGAGGCAGTGTTTGAAAGCGAAGTGAACAAGTTAAAGGCTGATCAATTCAAACCATTCGAGCAAGTCACCCTTGAACCATTTGAGAGGGACCATGCCTGTGTGGTTGGTGGATACAGAATGcccaagaagaaaaaagatgcTGCTGAGTAG